A stretch of the Ammoniphilus sp. CFH 90114 genome encodes the following:
- a CDS encoding xanthine dehydrogenase family protein molybdopterin-binding subunit, with product MNGMVGTRTKRKEDPRFITGNGHFTDDIHLPGMTYAAMLRSPHAHARIVSIDVSEALQHPQVLAVYTGQDLLNKMKSVPTYWYVPGCNLIAKDRNPLAIDKTHYVGEGVAFVIAKDRYSARDAIELIEVIYEELPVVVNHEDAMEEGTVLVHEDVPNNIAFHWKPTSVPDEVFEQAEVVVKQRFIEQRLIPNPMETRAAVAQYNAGSGDMTLWCTSQNPHIHRNVYADVLGISEAKLRVISPDIGGGFGAKIGVYTEEALTAYAARDLNCPVKWIEDRHEHFMATNHARDEIIDVELAGQKDGTMTAIRVRNIANLGAYVSTMGAAVPTLCFGLMAPGAYDISLAGVEVIGVYTNTTPTDAYRGAGKPEAAYQIERIVDLFADSIGMDPVEVRKKNLISKEKFPYNSAMGCVYDSGNYHEALDIALQMVQYEEFLKQQEELRKKGRYLGIGFSTYVELCGLGPSKVAGATGFQGGLWENATVRVHPTGAVTVFTGTCPHGQGEETTFAQIIVDKFGVPLESIEVIYGDTQIIAQGWGTYGSRTTAVGGAALAIAADRVFAKAKKIAAHELEVSEDELNFERGVFSRKDLPESKRTFIEIAKSANMSWNLPEGMEPGLEAQAFFDPENFVFPFGTHICIVEVDVKTGTINLQRYIAVDDVGNLINPMVAEGQVHGGIAQGIGQALWESAVYNEQGQLVSGTFMDYTMPKARFLPKIETAFTQTPSPVNPLGVKGVGETGTTAAPPAVVNAVMNALQPFGIKALDMPLTPEKVWKALQKEGTKVDS from the coding sequence ATGAATGGAATGGTTGGGACAAGAACCAAGAGAAAAGAAGATCCCCGTTTCATAACTGGAAACGGCCACTTCACGGATGATATTCATCTCCCAGGAATGACCTACGCTGCTATGCTTCGAAGTCCTCATGCACATGCACGTATAGTCAGTATTGATGTAAGTGAAGCATTGCAACACCCCCAAGTATTAGCTGTTTATACAGGGCAAGATCTATTAAACAAGATGAAATCGGTTCCTACCTACTGGTATGTACCGGGGTGCAATTTAATTGCGAAAGATCGGAACCCTCTAGCCATAGATAAAACACATTATGTTGGAGAAGGCGTAGCTTTTGTCATTGCGAAGGATCGCTATTCCGCCCGCGATGCTATAGAGCTGATCGAGGTGATTTACGAGGAACTACCAGTTGTAGTTAATCACGAGGACGCAATGGAAGAAGGAACCGTATTAGTTCATGAAGATGTCCCTAATAATATCGCCTTTCATTGGAAGCCCACTAGCGTGCCGGACGAAGTGTTTGAACAAGCAGAGGTGGTTGTAAAACAACGTTTTATAGAACAGCGACTCATCCCCAATCCAATGGAAACAAGAGCTGCAGTGGCCCAATATAACGCAGGCAGTGGGGATATGACATTATGGTGTACATCGCAAAATCCACACATTCACCGGAATGTATATGCCGACGTTTTAGGAATCTCTGAGGCTAAGTTACGTGTGATTTCTCCAGACATCGGCGGCGGGTTTGGGGCGAAAATTGGAGTATATACAGAAGAAGCGCTGACCGCCTATGCGGCTAGAGATTTGAACTGTCCAGTGAAATGGATTGAAGACCGCCATGAACATTTTATGGCAACGAATCATGCCAGGGACGAGATTATCGATGTCGAACTTGCCGGACAAAAGGATGGAACCATGACGGCAATACGGGTGAGAAACATCGCCAACTTGGGTGCCTATGTATCAACCATGGGGGCTGCCGTACCGACACTTTGCTTTGGTTTAATGGCTCCTGGCGCTTACGATATTTCCTTAGCTGGAGTAGAGGTCATTGGCGTTTACACCAACACTACGCCCACAGATGCCTACAGAGGAGCAGGCAAGCCTGAGGCTGCTTATCAAATTGAAAGAATCGTAGATTTATTTGCTGATAGCATTGGCATGGATCCTGTGGAGGTTCGGAAAAAGAACCTTATTTCGAAAGAAAAATTCCCTTATAACAGTGCTATGGGTTGTGTCTATGACAGCGGTAATTACCACGAAGCATTAGATATTGCACTCCAGATGGTACAGTATGAGGAATTTTTAAAACAACAGGAAGAACTCCGTAAGAAAGGTCGCTATCTAGGGATTGGATTCTCAACTTATGTGGAATTGTGTGGGCTTGGACCTTCTAAGGTAGCCGGCGCCACCGGATTCCAAGGTGGATTATGGGAGAATGCAACCGTCCGAGTTCATCCAACCGGAGCAGTCACGGTCTTTACCGGTACTTGTCCACATGGACAGGGGGAGGAAACAACATTCGCTCAAATTATTGTTGATAAATTTGGTGTGCCTTTAGAAAGCATAGAAGTCATCTACGGAGATACACAGATTATTGCTCAAGGTTGGGGTACCTATGGGTCCCGAACAACGGCAGTAGGTGGAGCTGCATTAGCTATTGCTGCAGATCGGGTGTTTGCAAAAGCCAAGAAAATAGCCGCTCATGAACTAGAGGTCTCTGAAGATGAGCTCAACTTTGAACGCGGAGTCTTTTCCCGTAAGGATTTGCCTGAATCCAAAAGAACATTCATTGAAATCGCCAAGTCGGCTAATATGTCTTGGAATTTACCTGAGGGAATGGAACCTGGATTAGAAGCTCAGGCGTTCTTTGACCCCGAAAATTTTGTTTTCCCGTTCGGAACACATATTTGTATTGTAGAAGTTGACGTAAAGACAGGCACAATCAACTTGCAACGTTATATCGCGGTTGATGATGTAGGCAACCTTATTAACCCGATGGTCGCGGAAGGGCAGGTACATGGCGGGATTGCCCAAGGTATCGGTCAAGCTCTATGGGAGTCTGCAGTATATAACGAACAAGGTCAGCTTGTAAGCGGTACTTTTATGGATTACACAATGCCTAAAGCCAGATTTTTACCTAAGATTGAAACTGCCTTTACCCAAACACCTTCCCCCGTTAACCCCTTAGGAGTTAAAGGAGTCGGTGAAACAGGAACTACAGCAGCTCCTCCAGCCGTGGTGAATGCCGTCATGAATGCTTTACAACCCTTTGGAATAAAAGCACTTGATATGCCTTTAACACCCGAAAAAGTATGGAAAGCCTTACAAAAGGAGGGGACAAAAGTTGATTCCTAA
- a CDS encoding (2Fe-2S)-binding protein, protein MAVENVNVSFSVNGVQKCSSVEPRKLLVHHLRDDLGLTGTHIGCDTSQCGACTVMVNGEAVKSCTVLTVQVEGSQVLTVEGLGTMQQLHPIQKGFWEEHGLQCGFCTPGVMIAMVNLLDSNPNPTDEEIRDGLEGVICRCTGYQHIVNAVKHAAQLIAESKKLEIMPIGEGS, encoded by the coding sequence GTGGCAGTTGAAAATGTAAACGTTTCGTTTTCCGTTAATGGAGTCCAAAAATGTTCTTCGGTTGAACCGAGGAAGTTGTTGGTGCATCACTTACGCGATGATTTAGGCTTAACAGGAACCCATATTGGCTGTGATACTAGTCAGTGCGGAGCCTGCACTGTAATGGTCAATGGAGAAGCAGTCAAGTCATGCACGGTTTTAACGGTACAAGTAGAAGGATCCCAAGTCCTTACAGTCGAAGGTCTTGGAACGATGCAGCAGCTGCACCCCATTCAAAAAGGATTCTGGGAAGAGCACGGACTACAATGCGGTTTCTGTACTCCAGGTGTTATGATCGCCATGGTTAACCTCTTAGATAGTAATCCTAACCCAACCGATGAAGAGATTCGCGATGGATTAGAAGGTGTCATTTGCCGATGTACGGGTTACCAGCATATCGTTAATGCTGTAAAACATGCCGCACAACTGATAGCCGAATCCAAAAAGCTAGAAATCATGCCAATTGGGGAGGGGAGTTAA
- a CDS encoding CoxG family protein yields the protein MNIEYKHTFPFSQDIVWMLIQDERILRNSIPGCQSFIKGDGDLYLVEMGLSVGPVKGAFTGEVQQVDQVAPSSYRLLLKGKGKPGEIDAIANMKLEEVENGTQVVCTADVRVTGMLASIGQRIMNGFAKLILGQFFKSVEKEMSELEAHS from the coding sequence ATGAATATCGAGTACAAACATACCTTTCCTTTTTCGCAAGATATCGTATGGATGCTCATCCAAGATGAAAGGATACTCCGAAATTCAATCCCAGGCTGTCAAAGCTTTATAAAAGGAGATGGAGACCTTTATTTAGTAGAAATGGGGTTGAGTGTAGGTCCTGTTAAAGGAGCTTTCACCGGGGAAGTACAGCAAGTAGATCAAGTTGCCCCCTCATCCTATAGGCTTCTGCTGAAGGGGAAAGGTAAGCCAGGGGAAATTGATGCTATTGCAAATATGAAACTTGAAGAAGTAGAGAATGGCACACAGGTCGTATGCACAGCAGATGTCCGTGTAACAGGTATGTTAGCTTCAATTGGTCAAAGGATTATGAACGGATTCGCTAAGCTCATACTAGGTCAATTCTTTAAGTCTGTTGAAAAAGAAATGAGTGAGTTAGAAGCGCATTCTTAA
- the pdaA gene encoding delta-lactam-biosynthetic de-N-acetylase: MVLSFFLPNVLSHAEGLSDTPYHFGFKKSKNGQLASINQEGFKSIVEKHGAIFLGDTTKKELYLTFDNGYENGYTPKILDVLKEKKVPAIFFVTGHYIKDQPELLKRMVSEGHLIGNHSWSHPDMSRIPTDKMKTELNRVRDEVIQLTGQPEMKYLRTPRGIFSERTLAVSKELGFTNVFWSVAYKDWDTKVHMGPRYAYEKVMGQLHPGAVILLHSVSKDNAQALGQIIDDARKQGYEFKSLDQLQTKNY, from the coding sequence ATGGTACTTAGCTTTTTCCTGCCGAATGTACTATCCCATGCAGAGGGCTTAAGCGACACACCATACCACTTTGGATTTAAAAAGAGTAAGAATGGACAGCTTGCCTCTATTAATCAAGAAGGCTTTAAGAGCATTGTTGAAAAGCATGGCGCTATTTTTCTAGGAGATACAACAAAAAAAGAACTGTACTTAACTTTTGACAATGGGTATGAGAATGGGTATACCCCAAAGATTCTAGATGTTCTTAAAGAGAAGAAAGTACCCGCTATCTTTTTCGTAACCGGACATTATATTAAAGATCAACCTGAGTTACTAAAGAGAATGGTTAGCGAAGGGCATCTAATAGGGAACCATTCTTGGAGCCATCCTGATATGAGTCGCATCCCAACGGACAAAATGAAGACGGAATTAAATCGAGTAAGAGATGAGGTCATTCAATTAACTGGGCAACCAGAAATGAAATATCTTCGAACACCCCGAGGAATCTTTAGTGAGAGAACATTGGCAGTCAGTAAAGAGTTAGGGTTCACAAACGTGTTTTGGTCAGTGGCTTATAAAGACTGGGATACAAAGGTGCATATGGGACCCCGTTATGCTTACGAAAAAGTAATGGGTCAACTTCATCCCGGTGCGGTCATCCTGCTTCACTCTGTTTCCAAAGACAATGCGCAAGCCCTAGGACAAATTATTGATGATGCAAGAAAACAGGGGTATGAATTTAAAAGCTTAGATCAACTACAAACCAAAAATTATTAA
- the pflA gene encoding pyruvate formate-lyase-activating protein, giving the protein MHEIGHIHSIETMGMVDGPGIRYIVFMQGCLLRCQYCHNPDTWDIGKGRTITVEELVSDIKAYFPFMKASGGGITVSGGEPLLQAAFLAKLFKECKKLGIHTCIDSSGGCFSHSLSFLDALDSLLLHTDLVLLDIKHIYSDKHKQLTGLPNEHILEFARYLSNKEIPVWIRHVLVPGITDAEEDLKALSAFIGTLNNVERVEVLPYHEMGVHKWEHLGLPYTLKDISPPTEEAVKKAQQILGSSLP; this is encoded by the coding sequence ATGCACGAAATTGGGCATATTCATTCGATTGAAACCATGGGGATGGTGGATGGTCCGGGTATTCGGTATATCGTATTTATGCAAGGTTGTTTGTTGCGCTGTCAATACTGCCACAATCCAGATACGTGGGATATTGGAAAAGGACGAACGATAACCGTAGAAGAGTTAGTTTCGGATATTAAGGCTTATTTCCCCTTTATGAAGGCATCTGGAGGAGGCATTACGGTCAGTGGTGGTGAACCTTTACTTCAAGCGGCTTTCCTAGCCAAACTATTCAAGGAATGTAAAAAACTTGGGATTCATACCTGTATAGATTCTTCCGGTGGATGTTTTAGTCACAGTTTAAGTTTTTTGGATGCCTTAGATAGCCTACTTCTTCATACAGATCTTGTGCTCCTAGACATTAAACATATTTATTCTGACAAACACAAGCAACTCACTGGACTGCCAAATGAGCATATTCTAGAATTTGCACGGTATTTATCCAATAAGGAAATACCTGTATGGATTCGTCATGTTCTTGTACCTGGTATTACAGATGCTGAAGAGGATCTAAAGGCATTGTCAGCTTTTATTGGTACGTTAAATAACGTAGAACGCGTGGAAGTTCTTCCGTACCATGAAATGGGAGTGCATAAATGGGAACACTTAGGTCTTCCTTACACTCTAAAGGATATCTCTCCTCCAACAGAGGAAGCTGTTAAAAAAGCACAACAAATATTGGGTAGCTCATTACCCTGA
- a CDS encoding aminotransferase class I/II-fold pyridoxal phosphate-dependent enzyme — protein MNKLVQQLNETIQTENPAIFDMLSSLGKAIYFPKEGILSQSAEAKAKANKYNATIGIAIENKQPMHFQLIQETLSAYQPKDLYEYAPPAGKPELRSAWKKKILSNNPTLESKNLGNPIITNALTHGLSVVADLFVDSEDVVIIPDKNWENYELTFGIRRGATFSYYPLYNEERKFNSQGLKKAILEQKGKGKAIVLLNFPNNPTGYTPTQDEGKEIVQALLAGAEEGINIVAVTDDAYYGLFFEDSLRESLFSQLAHLHPRILPIKVDGATKEEYVWGFRVGFVTYASESDALLAALEQKTMGIIRSTISSGPHPSQTFVLHALTHPDYEQQKQEKYEIMKGRANRVKQVLKNEKYADAWDYYPFNSGYFMCLELKTVPAEEVRVHLLNQYGIGAIALGQTDLRVAFSCVEEENIEEIFELIYQSVKDIEAPTSAR, from the coding sequence ATGAATAAACTTGTTCAGCAATTAAATGAAACCATCCAAACAGAAAATCCAGCCATTTTTGATATGCTCTCCTCTCTAGGGAAAGCTATCTATTTCCCTAAAGAAGGAATATTAAGTCAATCTGCTGAAGCGAAGGCAAAGGCCAATAAGTATAACGCTACAATTGGAATAGCTATTGAAAACAAGCAACCTATGCATTTTCAATTAATTCAAGAGACCTTGTCGGCCTACCAACCAAAAGATCTATACGAATATGCACCACCTGCTGGAAAACCGGAACTACGCTCTGCATGGAAGAAGAAGATATTGAGTAATAACCCAACCCTAGAAAGTAAGAACCTAGGCAACCCTATTATAACGAATGCCCTTACCCATGGTCTTAGTGTAGTTGCCGATCTTTTTGTAGACAGCGAAGACGTTGTCATTATCCCTGACAAAAATTGGGAGAACTACGAATTAACCTTCGGAATTCGAAGAGGGGCAACATTTAGTTATTACCCTTTATATAACGAAGAAAGAAAGTTTAACTCCCAAGGCTTAAAGAAGGCTATTTTAGAACAGAAGGGAAAAGGAAAAGCGATCGTTCTTCTAAACTTTCCAAATAATCCTACGGGATACACACCTACACAAGATGAGGGTAAAGAGATTGTTCAAGCTCTTCTTGCTGGTGCAGAAGAAGGTATTAATATAGTAGCAGTAACTGACGATGCATACTATGGACTTTTCTTCGAAGATTCCCTTCGCGAATCCCTATTTAGCCAATTAGCACATCTTCACCCTAGAATTCTACCAATTAAGGTGGATGGGGCTACGAAGGAAGAATATGTTTGGGGATTCCGAGTTGGCTTTGTAACCTATGCATCCGAGAGTGATGCACTACTAGCTGCATTAGAGCAAAAGACAATGGGCATTATTCGTTCTACAATCTCAAGTGGTCCTCATCCATCCCAGACGTTTGTTCTTCATGCCTTAACCCATCCGGATTATGAACAACAGAAGCAAGAAAAGTATGAGATCATGAAGGGAAGAGCGAATCGCGTTAAGCAGGTTCTGAAAAATGAAAAGTATGCCGATGCTTGGGATTACTATCCATTTAATTCTGGATACTTTATGTGCTTAGAATTAAAGACGGTACCGGCAGAAGAAGTGCGAGTACACTTGTTAAATCAATACGGCATCGGTGCTATTGCACTAGGTCAAACAGATCTTCGTGTTGCTTTCTCGTGTGTAGAAGAAGAAAATATCGAAGAGATTTTTGAACTTATTTACCAAAGTGTTAAGGACATTGAGGCCCCCACAAGCGCAAGATAG
- the kynA gene encoding tryptophan 2,3-dioxygenase → MDFRKDLTYGDYLHLEPVLNSQHRLSDHHDEMLFIIIHQTSELWMKLILHEMQAAIDCIRNNQLDPSFKMLSRVSRIQQQLIQSWDVLSTLTPSEYMEFRDKLGYSSGFQSYQNRLIEFSLGHKNADLLKVFSHQPDVFNRLQYAIQQPSIYDMAIRALAARGLSIDHDYLERDWTQDYQANSSVEAAWLTVYRDTEKYWDLYELAEKLVDIEDRQQQWRYNHMKTVERIIGYKRGTGGSSGVHYLRQRLEHRFFPELWSIRTLL, encoded by the coding sequence ATGGATTTTAGAAAGGATTTAACCTACGGTGATTATCTTCATCTTGAACCAGTATTAAATAGTCAACATCGATTATCAGATCATCATGATGAGATGCTCTTTATTATTATTCATCAAACATCAGAACTCTGGATGAAATTAATCCTCCACGAGATGCAAGCCGCAATCGATTGTATTCGAAATAATCAATTAGATCCATCGTTTAAGATGTTATCTAGAGTTTCTAGGATACAGCAGCAGTTAATTCAATCATGGGATGTTCTATCAACCTTGACCCCATCAGAATACATGGAATTTAGGGACAAGCTAGGTTATTCATCAGGATTCCAATCTTATCAAAATCGATTAATCGAATTCAGTTTGGGTCATAAGAACGCGGATTTATTAAAAGTATTCAGCCATCAACCAGATGTCTTTAATCGATTGCAATACGCAATCCAGCAGCCAAGTATCTATGATATGGCTATTCGTGCATTGGCCGCACGAGGACTATCCATCGACCATGATTACTTAGAACGTGACTGGACTCAAGATTATCAGGCTAACTCAAGCGTAGAGGCGGCATGGCTAACGGTATATAGAGATACGGAAAAGTATTGGGATTTATATGAATTGGCAGAAAAGCTTGTAGATATAGAGGACCGCCAACAACAATGGCGCTATAACCATATGAAAACGGTAGAAAGAATCATTGGGTATAAGCGTGGAACAGGGGGATCATCAGGAGTTCACTATTTGAGACAAAGGTTAGAGCATCGTTTCTTCCCTGAATTGTGGAGTATCCGTACCTTATTATAA
- a CDS encoding sporulation protein, whose amino-acid sequence MLTFKKILSTIGIGCAKVHTVILQKAVQPGQSLKGEVHIYGGAVEQDIHGVDIDIIVEYYKDEDDSETHHLEYVLGSAQIKGLDSIKIDEEKIYPFEIEIPYHAPLTNANQEISLRTYVHIPFAPDPVEIQPLAVHEPIVETCFNLFAQEGYEFGMGSGMLRFRTHEPDDIPFTQGFILHKWTGNDVLEIKFSFSFEEESVVLNISDHSPFIFSRTNEKDKGEQLKELAKWIQAAT is encoded by the coding sequence ATGCTTACATTTAAAAAAATATTATCGACTATTGGTATAGGCTGTGCTAAGGTCCACACTGTTATTTTACAAAAGGCCGTACAGCCAGGACAATCCCTGAAGGGTGAAGTGCATATTTATGGAGGAGCTGTGGAGCAAGACATCCATGGAGTCGACATAGATATTATTGTAGAATACTATAAGGATGAGGATGACTCTGAGACTCATCACCTTGAGTATGTTTTAGGGAGTGCACAAATAAAAGGTTTAGACTCCATTAAAATAGATGAAGAAAAGATATACCCATTTGAAATTGAGATTCCTTACCATGCGCCTCTAACCAATGCGAATCAAGAAATTTCACTGCGCACCTATGTTCATATCCCATTTGCTCCGGACCCTGTAGAAATTCAACCTTTAGCCGTTCATGAGCCAATTGTAGAGACTTGTTTTAATTTGTTTGCACAAGAGGGATATGAATTTGGGATGGGCAGTGGTATGTTACGCTTCCGAACTCATGAACCGGATGATATTCCCTTCACCCAGGGTTTTATTCTGCATAAGTGGACAGGTAACGATGTCTTGGAAATAAAGTTCAGCTTTTCGTTTGAAGAAGAATCCGTCGTATTAAACATCTCGGATCATTCTCCTTTCATTTTCTCAAGGACAAACGAAAAAGATAAAGGGGAACAATTAAAGGAATTAGCCAAATGGATACAGGCAGCAACTTAG
- a CDS encoding YueI family protein has protein sequence MTKSDIDDYLQQGIHGAREIKPDERRKFLGTLRERVVVALTERQVKRKGIHQKVEELMTQHPKAKLLLNGTIDYTYFSEYMELAEELGMQYRFVSNQASDTEMGLILAYEHAIEREEIFLEDEDEKEISEASEGRISLFIKRLFH, from the coding sequence ATGACAAAGTCTGATATCGATGATTATCTACAACAAGGTATTCATGGAGCTAGAGAAATTAAACCTGATGAACGCAGAAAATTCTTAGGTACATTAAGAGAACGAGTGGTAGTGGCTTTAACAGAGCGCCAGGTAAAAAGAAAAGGAATCCATCAGAAAGTCGAAGAGCTGATGACTCAACATCCAAAGGCTAAGTTACTCTTGAATGGAACAATAGACTATACCTATTTCTCAGAGTATATGGAGTTAGCTGAAGAGCTGGGAATGCAGTATCGATTTGTTTCCAATCAGGCAAGTGATACGGAAATGGGTCTGATTTTAGCTTATGAACATGCCATTGAACGTGAAGAAATTTTTTTAGAAGATGAAGATGAAAAAGAGATCTCTGAAGCATCTGAGGGAAGAATAAGTTTATTCATTAAGAGACTTTTTCATTGA
- a CDS encoding formate--tetrahydrofolate ligase, with protein sequence MLNRSLVPSDIEIASNAKMKPISELVQDLGVEDHHWEPYGKYKAKLSLSVLDKLEQKPEGHLILVTAINPTAAGEGKTTVTVGLGQALAKIGKKSVIALREPSLGPVFGMKGGAAGGGYSQVVPMEDINLHFTGDFHAITSAHNLLAALIDNHIHQGNALNLDPRSIIWKRVLDMNDRSLRDIVIGLGGKPNGIPREDGFDITVASEIMAILCLVESITDLKEALSRMLVGFTYDKQPIYVRDLDAAGALTVLLKEAIKPNLVQTLENTPAILHGGPFANIAHGCNSLLATKMAMKLGEYTVTEAGFGADLGAEKFLHIKARKGKLRPSVVVIVATIRALKWHGRAAKDQLNEENLEALREGFQNLTKHAETIRGFGLPFVVAINEFPQDTKGEVELLLELCKEAGFPVSLTKVWEKGGDGGIDLASKIVDLAENPPSKEFHYLYELNDSIEGKITAIAKQVYGASNIVFTDKALNQIKEFTKQGWSGLPICMAKTQYSLSDDPKQIGSPSGFDITIREFKLSLGAGFIVALTGSILTMPGLPKQPAALSMDVDSKGFIKGLF encoded by the coding sequence ATGTTAAACCGCTCTTTAGTCCCATCGGATATTGAAATAGCATCAAACGCAAAAATGAAACCGATTTCAGAACTTGTCCAAGACTTAGGCGTAGAGGATCATCATTGGGAGCCCTACGGAAAATATAAAGCAAAGCTGTCCTTATCCGTTCTGGATAAATTAGAGCAAAAACCCGAGGGACACCTCATTCTGGTGACAGCGATTAATCCAACAGCTGCAGGAGAGGGGAAAACAACAGTCACTGTTGGCTTAGGGCAAGCTCTAGCAAAAATCGGAAAGAAATCTGTTATTGCCTTGAGAGAACCCTCTCTTGGTCCAGTATTTGGAATGAAAGGGGGAGCTGCTGGAGGCGGCTATTCCCAAGTTGTACCGATGGAAGATATCAACCTCCATTTTACCGGAGATTTTCATGCTATCACTTCTGCTCATAACTTGCTGGCTGCTCTTATTGATAATCACATCCATCAAGGTAATGCCTTAAACTTAGATCCCCGGAGCATAATATGGAAAAGAGTTCTTGACATGAACGACCGTTCTCTAAGGGATATCGTCATAGGACTAGGTGGAAAGCCAAATGGAATACCTCGTGAAGACGGGTTTGACATTACTGTCGCATCCGAAATCATGGCCATTCTGTGTCTTGTGGAGAGTATAACTGACCTTAAGGAAGCTCTTTCCCGTATGTTAGTAGGGTTCACTTACGATAAGCAACCCATCTATGTTCGTGACCTGGATGCAGCTGGTGCATTGACTGTGTTGCTTAAAGAAGCCATTAAGCCGAACCTCGTTCAAACACTCGAAAATACACCAGCTATTTTACACGGAGGCCCTTTTGCCAATATAGCTCATGGTTGTAATAGCTTATTAGCCACAAAAATGGCAATGAAGCTAGGGGAGTACACGGTGACAGAAGCAGGCTTTGGTGCTGACCTCGGTGCAGAAAAGTTCTTACATATTAAAGCGAGAAAAGGAAAACTAAGACCTTCCGTTGTTGTGATCGTTGCAACAATTCGAGCGCTAAAATGGCATGGTAGAGCGGCTAAAGATCAGTTGAATGAAGAAAATTTAGAAGCTCTAAGAGAGGGTTTCCAAAACCTGACTAAACATGCGGAAACGATAAGAGGTTTTGGACTACCATTTGTTGTGGCTATTAATGAGTTTCCACAAGATACGAAGGGAGAAGTAGAGCTACTCCTTGAACTCTGTAAGGAAGCAGGCTTTCCAGTCAGCCTGACCAAGGTCTGGGAAAAAGGGGGAGATGGCGGAATTGACTTGGCTAGTAAAATAGTAGATTTAGCCGAAAATCCACCATCAAAAGAGTTTCATTACCTATATGAACTTAATGATAGTATTGAAGGGAAAATAACAGCCATCGCAAAGCAGGTGTATGGTGCTTCAAACATTGTCTTTACGGATAAAGCGTTAAACCAGATTAAAGAGTTTACGAAGCAAGGGTGGAGCGGGTTGCCTATTTGCATGGCTAAAACTCAATACTCTTTATCGGATGACCCCAAACAAATCGGAAGCCCCTCTGGATTCGACATTACGATTCGTGAATTTAAGTTATCTCTAGGAGCAGGTTTTATTGTTGCCTTAACGGGAAGTATTTTAACCATGCCTGGTTTGCCAAAACAGCCTGCAGCTCTAAGCATGGATGTAGATTCAAAAGGGTTCATAAAAGGATTATTCTAA